In a single window of the Deinococcus malanensis genome:
- a CDS encoding GGDEF domain-containing protein, with amino-acid sequence MILAQESNESAELATSLVWQVLDTADVGLLVTDAHRRIVYVNEAFSRVTGYTLEEVKGRTCAFLQGPGTDPVDISAMRAALDQGEPFDRVVLNYRKDGTPLWYRLRVRPMHVGGALQYFVGVQEDYSDARAAQQELERLAYRDGLTGLRNRRTFDLQLKQWVEDGQPVVLILLDLNDFKQVNDQQGHPAGDALLQRVAACLEQATQHGGTAFRIGGDEFAVLCPDQSAGVQEAGTRVLEQLTTVDGSRIRAAVGVASFPDEARNVEGLLRLADRRLYAHKASKHGSR; translated from the coding sequence GTGATCCTTGCCCAGGAATCAAACGAATCCGCAGAACTGGCGACTTCACTCGTCTGGCAGGTCCTGGACACCGCGGACGTGGGCTTGCTGGTGACCGACGCCCACAGGCGCATCGTGTACGTGAATGAGGCGTTCAGCCGGGTCACTGGCTACACCCTGGAGGAGGTGAAGGGACGCACCTGCGCTTTCCTGCAGGGGCCAGGCACCGATCCTGTGGACATTTCTGCCATGCGCGCCGCGCTGGACCAGGGTGAGCCGTTCGACCGGGTGGTGTTGAATTACCGCAAGGACGGAACCCCGTTGTGGTACAGGCTGCGCGTCAGGCCCATGCACGTCGGGGGCGCCCTGCAGTACTTCGTCGGGGTTCAGGAAGATTATTCGGACGCCCGTGCCGCGCAGCAGGAGCTGGAACGGCTGGCCTACCGAGATGGCCTGACTGGGCTTCGCAACCGACGCACCTTTGATCTTCAGCTCAAGCAGTGGGTGGAGGATGGCCAGCCCGTGGTACTGATTCTCCTTGACCTCAACGACTTTAAACAGGTCAACGACCAGCAGGGTCACCCGGCGGGAGACGCCCTGCTGCAGCGGGTGGCTGCCTGCCTGGAACAGGCGACGCAACATGGAGGCACAGCCTTCCGGATCGGAGGAGACGAGTTTGCGGTCCTGTGCCCTGATCAGAGCGCAGGTGTGCAGGAAGCCGGAACCCGGGTGCTGGAACAGCTGACCACGGTGGACGGGAGCCGCATTCGTGCAGCGGTCGGCGTGGCGTCTTTTCCTGACGAGGCCAGAAATGTGGAGGGCCTCCTGAGGCTGGCCGACCGGCGTCTGTATGCCCACAAAGCGTCCAAACACGGGTCCCGCTAA
- a CDS encoding EAL domain-containing protein, whose translation MSLSGPSNFTQAELQPSLCDCQLVEPMDLTQVTALSIRATSTHLQRKLSVLLAAHHIVSVTESGAALLNREVLDRLGTLLSAFSRTERSDLLAAPWIDGQLDPWQVAPLEQWAHRLDSQWFGAATDQLRFHLQPIVHLGSGRVAGYEALVRAQWNEQLIGAGPLLQAAAAHGQARSFDAHARRSAIRQAYPQLKTDQQLFINFAPGVVYNPDICLQTTFATCREVGADFSRLVFEVTESEAFPDLKLLRSILERYRQEGAQVALDDLGAGHTSLSYLMELKPDIVKLDRALISGLNAADRRIPLVDALIGYAHDLGIQVIAEGIETSDELTQVIGLGADYAQGYFLGRPAPEAADILPEAARYWVPQ comes from the coding sequence ATGTCCCTGTCCGGTCCTTCCAACTTCACCCAGGCGGAGCTCCAGCCATCACTATGTGATTGTCAGCTGGTCGAGCCGATGGATCTGACGCAGGTCACGGCCCTTTCAATCCGTGCGACCTCAACGCATCTTCAGCGCAAGCTGTCGGTGCTTCTGGCGGCTCATCACATTGTATCGGTCACGGAGTCGGGGGCCGCCCTGCTCAACCGCGAGGTCCTTGACCGCCTGGGCACGCTCCTGTCGGCGTTTTCCCGCACTGAACGCTCCGACCTTCTGGCCGCCCCCTGGATTGACGGGCAACTGGATCCCTGGCAGGTTGCCCCTCTGGAACAGTGGGCCCACCGTCTGGACAGTCAGTGGTTTGGGGCCGCTACAGACCAGCTGAGGTTTCACCTTCAGCCTATCGTGCATCTGGGTAGCGGGCGGGTGGCAGGATACGAAGCTCTGGTGCGGGCCCAGTGGAACGAGCAGTTGATTGGCGCCGGTCCTTTGCTGCAGGCAGCTGCCGCCCACGGTCAGGCCAGGTCGTTTGATGCGCATGCCAGGCGATCTGCCATCCGCCAGGCGTACCCGCAACTAAAGACGGACCAGCAGCTTTTTATCAACTTCGCCCCCGGTGTGGTCTACAACCCGGACATCTGCCTTCAGACGACTTTTGCCACCTGCCGTGAGGTCGGCGCAGACTTCTCCCGGCTGGTCTTCGAGGTCACTGAGAGCGAGGCTTTTCCCGATCTCAAGCTGCTGCGCTCCATCCTGGAGAGGTACCGGCAGGAAGGTGCCCAGGTGGCCCTGGACGATCTGGGTGCCGGACACACCAGCCTCAGCTACCTGATGGAGCTCAAGCCGGATATCGTCAAACTTGACCGGGCGCTGATCAGCGGCCTGAATGCAGCTGACCGCCGGATCCCCCTGGTCGACGCGTTGATCGGGTACGCCCATGACCTGGGCATCCAGGTTATTGCTGAAGGCATTGAAACGTCAGACGAGCTGACACAGGTGATTGGCCTGGGTGCCGACTACGCGCAGGGCTACTTTCTTGGCCGCCCGGCCCCAGAGGCAGCCGACATTCTTCCTGAGGCTGCCAGATACTGGGTGCCCCAGTGA
- a CDS encoding RICIN domain-containing protein yields MSGDLGSHDPGLFKAGSTYCSMSTGIEDSANPGGVLVHRSSGGIGGNWSTLGAVPTPAWAIREYGVKNIWAPEVVYNGNDGRYYMYYAASQFGTRNSAIGVASSTSPCSTGTWTDHGAILRSSSTTTDYNAIDANVHWDSSSGWWMSWGSFSSGIKIQHMSSMTTFDGPIYTLATRPGVANNPVEAPSIFKRGNYYYLFVSWDYCCKGLDSTYKTVMGRATSITGPYYDKNGNRLDQGGGTIMLNDRANKVGQGGGDVYQESGNYYFTHHFYDRNSSGSPKMDVKLLEWNGNWPYTSEATNGYNLVNGGVYRLVNQTSGMCVDVQNGVASSTAQIQQWGCNGLTAQNFRLEQTADGFYRLRSMLGAQDMCLDIADGSSTPGADIRLWSCNSAFAQNWHLEDMGRGYHRLIGQQTRLALDNVNGSTSSGTEIRTWSMNGYAPQNWRLERR; encoded by the coding sequence ATGTCTGGTGATCTGGGAAGTCACGATCCCGGTCTGTTCAAGGCCGGGAGCACCTACTGCTCCATGTCCACCGGGATCGAAGACTCGGCCAATCCCGGGGGCGTGCTTGTTCACCGGTCCAGTGGCGGTATTGGCGGCAACTGGAGCACCCTGGGCGCCGTGCCTACACCGGCCTGGGCCATCAGAGAATACGGAGTCAAAAACATCTGGGCGCCGGAAGTCGTCTACAACGGCAATGATGGCCGCTACTACATGTATTACGCGGCTTCCCAGTTCGGCACCAGGAATTCCGCTATTGGTGTGGCCAGCAGCACCAGTCCCTGTTCTACAGGCACCTGGACCGACCACGGGGCGATCCTGCGGTCCAGCAGTACCACGACCGATTACAACGCCATTGACGCCAACGTCCACTGGGACAGCAGCAGCGGCTGGTGGATGTCGTGGGGATCGTTCTCCAGCGGTATCAAAATTCAGCACATGAGCAGCATGACGACCTTCGACGGGCCCATCTACACCCTCGCCACCCGGCCTGGCGTGGCCAACAACCCGGTGGAGGCGCCGTCCATCTTCAAGCGTGGCAACTATTATTACCTGTTCGTGTCGTGGGATTACTGTTGCAAGGGCCTGGACAGCACCTACAAGACGGTGATGGGCCGCGCGACCAGCATCACCGGCCCGTACTATGACAAGAACGGCAACCGGCTGGATCAGGGCGGCGGCACCATCATGCTCAACGACCGCGCCAACAAGGTCGGACAGGGCGGCGGCGACGTGTACCAGGAGAGCGGCAACTATTACTTCACGCACCACTTCTACGACCGTAACAGCAGCGGCAGTCCCAAGATGGATGTCAAGCTGCTTGAGTGGAACGGCAACTGGCCGTACACTAGCGAGGCCACCAACGGGTACAACCTGGTCAACGGCGGCGTGTACCGGCTGGTCAACCAGACCAGCGGAATGTGCGTGGATGTGCAGAATGGTGTCGCCAGTTCCACGGCGCAGATTCAGCAGTGGGGATGCAATGGCCTTACCGCGCAGAACTTCAGGCTGGAGCAGACCGCGGACGGCTTTTACCGCCTGCGCAGTATGCTTGGCGCCCAGGACATGTGCCTGGATATTGCAGACGGGAGCAGCACGCCAGGGGCCGACATCCGCCTGTGGAGCTGTAACAGCGCCTTTGCCCAGAACTGGCATCTGGAAGATATGGGCCGCGGCTATCACCGTCTGATTGGCCAGCAGACCAGGCTCGCCCTGGACAACGTGAACGGCAGCACGTCCAGCGGCACGGAAATCCGTACCTGGTCCATGAACGGATACGCTCCGCAAAACTGGCGGCTCGAACGCCGCTGA
- a CDS encoding type I phosphomannose isomerase catalytic subunit produces the protein MSSGADAIPDLTAPLRLEPVFKERVWGGLRLRQDPQGPPIGEAWLVHEDLKVQGGPAAGLSLAALAARNPQRLMGTRVPAGRFPLLIKLLDCQEWLSVQVHPDDAHARNLVGPGENGKTEAWYVLEAAPGAQLIGGVDPGVSPSTLREAILSQDVSSLLHHEPVVSGDTFLVCAGTVHALGPGLLIYEVQQTSDTTYRVFDWDRPASAGRELHLHESAQVAAPGLAERGQAVPQEAGVHLLTQCEYFTLEQLRTAGPSVQADTRGEYMHLLTAIEGEATLTTLADEMVLQPYDTVVIPASLGTYTLAGNAVVLRALPGAGKP, from the coding sequence ATGTCCAGCGGTGCTGATGCCATCCCTGACCTGACCGCCCCACTTCGCCTTGAACCGGTATTCAAGGAACGTGTCTGGGGCGGCCTCCGACTTCGCCAGGACCCTCAGGGCCCACCGATTGGAGAAGCCTGGCTGGTCCACGAAGACCTGAAGGTGCAGGGGGGGCCTGCCGCCGGCCTGAGCTTGGCCGCTCTGGCTGCCCGGAACCCCCAACGCCTGATGGGGACCAGGGTGCCGGCCGGCCGATTTCCCCTGTTAATCAAGCTGCTTGACTGCCAGGAGTGGTTGAGCGTCCAGGTTCATCCGGACGACGCCCATGCCCGGAACCTCGTTGGACCCGGCGAGAACGGCAAGACGGAAGCCTGGTACGTGCTCGAGGCAGCTCCGGGTGCCCAGCTGATCGGAGGGGTGGACCCGGGCGTGTCCCCATCCACGCTGCGCGAGGCAATCCTCAGTCAGGACGTGTCATCACTGCTGCACCACGAGCCAGTGGTGAGCGGGGATACCTTTCTTGTGTGCGCCGGTACGGTACATGCCCTGGGTCCGGGGCTGCTGATCTATGAGGTGCAGCAGACCAGTGACACCACCTACAGGGTGTTCGACTGGGACCGGCCCGCGAGCGCCGGGCGGGAACTGCACCTTCACGAAAGTGCCCAGGTGGCTGCCCCGGGCCTGGCGGAGCGAGGGCAGGCAGTACCTCAGGAGGCTGGCGTCCACCTGCTGACTCAGTGTGAGTACTTCACGCTCGAACAGCTTCGGACTGCCGGGCCGTCTGTGCAGGCCGATACCCGGGGCGAGTATATGCATCTGTTGACAGCCATTGAGGGGGAGGCGACGCTCACTACCCTGGCAGATGAAATGGTGTTGCAGCCTTACGACACTGTGGTCATCCCGGCGTCCCTGGGCACTTATACTCTCGCGGGAAATGCTGTGGTGTTGCGGGCGCTCCCGGGTGCAGGAAAGCCATAA
- a CDS encoding dienelactone hydrolase family protein produces the protein MLGRNLTRHRAWPKFPVTAKPSSRFCPGRGLTEAALTAAGIEHKFLIYPGVNPAFHIDTGNNFRRKAAENAWATTLVWLHGHL, from the coding sequence ATGTTGGGCAGAAATTTGACACGGCACAGGGCCTGGCCAAAATTTCCTGTCACCGCCAAGCCATCCTCCCGGTTCTGTCCAGGACGCGGCTTGACGGAAGCTGCGCTTACCGCTGCTGGCATCGAGCATAAGTTCCTGATCTACCCAGGCGTCAATCCCGCGTTCCACATTGACACCGGAAATAACTTCAGGCGTAAGGCAGCGGAAAACGCCTGGGCGACAACGCTGGTCTGGCTCCACGGCCACCTTTGA